In Nicotiana tabacum cultivar K326 chromosome 19, ASM71507v2, whole genome shotgun sequence, one DNA window encodes the following:
- the LOC107763516 gene encoding F-box/kelch-repeat protein At3g23880-like: MSLPSLPFEIIISILLLLPAKALIKFLVACKSWCAMIKNQDFIKKHFETSVATGKNYILYVPVQSKPEKTFTLLNAKNFHYESELRVPFDLPGMLNCIVVSSINGLICLTDISRFGHIIYLTNPIINKYLILPPSNIYGDELDLQIIQVSLGFGYHEKTNDFKVVRIGFVENDCYDWLDEEDDDEEPMTPPHGYDFVSKAEVFSLNTKVWKELKLSCNFSYKRHDMFSGVVVNECLHWKAVKSNTYEDEMVILSYHLGEETFQEFECPKFQGEGGVDLTECIGEFKGKLGLFAFCPVFDYWFGIGGQPCHLWVMEEYGVKNSWSCHATVSLGIMIHRPMAFTRNGEIIMQDRFGRIYSYDFNNNKLIDLHIQDEEHDLNFVNFTDSLVLVDLNDKPMGQEGAFPANGGGVDFDGYMHMEEVNMVDKDDPPGDTPMDVEK; the protein is encoded by the exons ATGTCTCTACCATCTTTACCCTTTGAGATCATCATCTCAATTCTCTTACTTCTCCCTGCTAAAGCACTGATCAAATTCCTTGTTGCATGCAAATCCTGGTGTGCCATGATAAAAAATCAAGATTTCATCAAAAAACATTTTGAAACCTCAGTTGCAACAGGTAAAAACTATATTCTCTATGTGCCTGTCCAAAGCAAGCCAGAAAAGACCTTCACTTTGCTAAATGCCAAAAACTTTCACTATGAATCTGAATTAAGAGTCCCCTTTGACTTACCAGGCATGTTGAATTGCATTGTTGTGAGTTCAATCAATGGTTTAATTTGTCTCACTGATATTAGCCGTTTTGGTCATATCATATATTTGACTAATCCAATTATAAACAAGTACTTGATCCTTCCCCCTTCAAATATTTATGGTGATGAACTAGATCTTCAGATTATACAGGTGAGTCTTGGATTTGGTTATCATGAAAAAACCAATGATTTCAAAGTTGTTAGAATTGGCTTTGTTGAAAATGATTGTTATGATTGgttagatgaagaagatgatgatgaagagcCAATGACACCTCCTCATGGATATGATTTTGTATCTAAAGCTGAGGTATTTTCACTAAATACCAAGGTTTGGAAAGAACTTAAACTAAGTTGTAATTTTTCCTACAAAAGACATGACATGTTTTCAGGAGTTGTTGTAAATGAATGTTTGCATTGGAAGGCTGTTAAAAGCAACACTTATGAGGATGAAATGGTCATTTTGTCATATCATTTAGGGGAAGAGACATTTCAAGAATTTGAATGCCCAAAGTTTCAAGGTGAAGGGGGAGTTGATCTAACTGAATGTATTGGTGAGTTTAAAGGTAAACTTGGACTTTTTGCGTTTTGTCCAGTTTTTGATTATTGGTTTGGAATAGGGGGACAACCTTGTCACCTTTGGGTGATGGAGGAATATGGTGTGAAGAATTCTTGGAGTTGTCATGCTACTGTTTCACTAGGAATAATGATACATAGGCCAATGGCTTTCACAAGAAATGGAGAAATTATAATGCAAGATAGATTTGGAAGGATATATAGCTATGATTTCAACAATAATAAGCTAATTGATTTGCACATCCAAGATGAGGAGCATGATTTGAATTTTGTCAACTTCACTGATAGCCTAGTTTTGGTTGATCTTAATGACAAACCAATGGGACAAGAAGGGGCTTTTCCTGCAAATGGTGGTGGTGTTGATTTTGATGGCTACATGCATATGGAAGAA GTCAACATGGTCGATAAAGATGATCCTCCAGGCGATACACCTATGGATGTTGAAAAATAG